Proteins encoded together in one Lathyrus oleraceus cultivar Zhongwan6 chromosome 5, CAAS_Psat_ZW6_1.0, whole genome shotgun sequence window:
- the LOC127082948 gene encoding lanC-like protein GCL1 yields the protein MTSSLIEGGHDEAKHEPSDLIAEKMNPTVVNLLLPNETFLKAAISLKDEVVEVNWNRREVVDPTVYTGLLGTAFTCLRSFEVTGCREDLLLCSEIIDTCVTVARASFRHVTFLCGRGGVYALGAVVANYMGDLPKRDMFLGLFIEVAKERALPIGPEEGGLGMSYDLLYGRAGFLWAALFLNKHLGEDVVPKDILMPIIDAVLTGGRAGASDIKDCPLMYRWHGTRYLGAANGLAGILHVLLHFPLPSEDAEDVKGTLRYLISKRFPHSGNYPCSEGNPRDKLVQWSHGATGMAITLSKAAQVFPNDRELRDAAIEAGEVVWKSGLVKKVGLADGVSGNAYAFLSLYKLTKDSIYEERAKSFSCFLYENARALAAEGQALTGGNDYSLFHGLAGTACLWFDLIAPDNSRFPGYEL from the exons ATGACATCTTCGCTTATTGAAGGCGGACACGATGAGGCTAAGCACGAGCCGTCCGATTTGATCGCAGAGAAAATGAATCCTACGGTTGTAAACCTTTTGCTTCCGAATGAAACGTTCTTGAAAGCTGCAATTTCTCTGAAAGACGAG GTGGTGGAGGTGAATTGGAATCGGCGAGAAGTGGTTGATCCGACGGTGTATACGGGTTTGCTTGGTACGGCTTTCACTTGCCTGAGATCGTTTGAGGTTACCGGTTGCCGTGAAGATTTGTTGTTATGCTCGGAGATAATCGACACGTGTGTTACTGTCGCACGTGCCTCCTTCAG ACACGTGACATTTTTGTGTGGTAGAGGAGGCGTATATGCCCTTGGAGCTGTTGTTGCTAATTACATGGGGGACCTTCCAAAACGTGACATGTTTTTGGGTCTATTCATCGAG GTGGCAAAAGAAAGAGCTCTGCCTATTGGACCAGAGGAAGGTGGATTGGGAATGTCATATGATCTTCTATACGGACGAGCTGGATTTTTATGGGCCGCATTATTCCTAAACAAGCACCTAGGAGAAGACGTAGTGCCCAAAGACATTCTAATGCCTATTATTGATGCAGTATTGACCGGCGGTAGAGCCGGGGCGTCTGATATTAAAGACTGTCCATTAATGTATAGATGGCATGGGACTAGATACTTAGGTGCAGCAAATGGTCTTGCTGGTATTCTTCATGTGCTCCTTCATTTTCCACTTCCAAGTGAAGATGCTGAAGATGTAAAGGGAACTTTGAGATATCTGATAAGTAAACGTTTTCCTCATAGTGGAAATTATCCATGCAGTGAAGGGAATCCAAGAGATAAGTTAGTGCAGTGGAGTCATGGTGCAACTGGGATGGCCATTACACTGTCTAAAGCAGCACAG GTTTTTCCAAATGACAGAGAACTACGAGATGCAGCAATAGAAGCAGGAGAAGTTGTGTGGAAAAGTGGATTAGTGAAGAAAGTGGGACTAGCTGACGGTGTATCTGGAAATGCCTACGCATTTCTTTCACTCTACAAACTAACTAAAGATAGTATATATGAAGAGAGGGCAAAATCATTCTCTTGTTTTTTGTATGAAAATGCTAGAGCTTTGGCAGCTGAGGGGCAAGCTCTTACTGGTGGCAATGACTACTCTCTCTTCCATGGACTTGCTGGGACAGCATGTCTTTGGTTTGATTTGATTGCACCTGATAACTCTAGGTTTCCGGGATATGAATTATAG